A genome region from Macaca nemestrina isolate mMacNem1 chromosome 20, mMacNem.hap1, whole genome shotgun sequence includes the following:
- the LINC03103 gene encoding LOW QUALITY PROTEIN: uncharacterized protein LINC03103 (The sequence of the model RefSeq protein was modified relative to this genomic sequence to represent the inferred CDS: deleted 2 bases in 1 codon), protein MAMHLSGVNADSDCMTTFTLSFIVAVNALFLSFSPLKIREHAGLSCARHSIPHMVGKGGCGSDGSTAAHPGEWTCVPGYQSLRLTSRRVHAALPLAVSTFWVSLKDFTGTDFTKAKLFLKEVGMKDLKSEAAKNERPSVAENCTHSAKHKL, encoded by the exons ATGGCCATGCATTTATCTGGAGTCAATGCTGATTCTGACTGCATGACCACCTTTACCCTCAG CTTCATTGTAGCTGTGAATGCTCTGTTCCTCTCCTTTTCACCCCTGAAGATTCGCGAACATGCAGGATTGAGCTGTGCGAGGCATAGCATTCCCCACATGGTAGGCAAAGGAGGATGTGGGTCTGACGGCTCTACCGCCGCCCACCCGGGTGAATGGACATGTGTTCCGGGGTATCAGAGCTTGCGGCTGACCAGCCGACGTGTCCAC GCAGCCCTCCCACTGGCTGTGTCGACATTTTGGGTTTCATTGAAGGATTTTACTGGTACAGACTTTACAAAGGCAAAATTGTTTCTCAAGGAAGTGGGCatgaaagatctcaaatcagaGGCTGCTAAAAATGAGAGGCCATCAGTTGCAGAAAA CTGCACTCACAGTGCCAAGCACAAGCTCTAG